A single window of Sebastes umbrosus isolate fSebUmb1 chromosome 16, fSebUmb1.pri, whole genome shotgun sequence DNA harbors:
- the myct1b gene encoding myc target protein 1 homolog, translated as MANNETHPLLQILKSFNQGDMILAFCLSVLVGLLLGALVYVLLTWASRRKATAMITRRSKKKRSGTSQTANSNQLGLYRSTFLNVYRQPSLEPVGPLGSKPGVESSTFRPVAKRSRAGLEMGEDTLMPDADDTAASSDSASLVPNKRHSFWLGNNGLKGFLPSQTPPPAYDSVIHAFEETCT; from the exons ATGGCAAATAATGAAACACATCCCTTGTTGCAGATACTAAAATCATTTAATCAAG GCGATATGATCTTAGCCTTCTGTTTATCTGTGCTTGTGGGCCTGCTGTTGGGTGCTCTGGTCTACGTTCTGCTGACCTGGGCCTCCCGGCGCAAGGCCACCGCCATGATCACCAGGCGCTCCAAAAAAAAGAGATCTGGCACTTCACAAACAGCCAATAGCAACCAGCTGGGCCTTTACAGGAGCACTTTTCTGAACGTCTACAGACAgccctctctggagccagtgGGCCCTCTGGGGAGTAAGCCCGGCGTGGAGTCCTCCACCTTTCGCCCAGTGGCCAAGAGAAGCAGGGCCGGCCTGGAGATGGGAGAGGACACTCTGATGCCTGATGCTGATGACACAGCGGCTTCGTCGGATTCAGCATCCCTTGTGCCAAACAAGAGACACTCCTTTTGGTTGGGCAACAACGGACTTAAAGGATTCTTGCCCTCACAGACTCCCCCTCCTGCATACGACAGTGTCATCCACGCCTTTGAGGAGACCTGCACTTGA